The DNA segment AATTGTTGAATCTGCATTTAATAAAATTTTACTTTCATTAAAATTAATTGTCCATTCAATTTCTTGTTCTGTTTTAGCAGTATTGGTAACATATTTCCCGGATTTGGTAATTCCAGCGTTTGGACCTTCTACTCCTATGTCAGGTCTGATTATATCACCAATCCCCACACCTTTACCGTCTTCAAAGACTAGCTCAGCTTGATTGGCAACTTCAGTCTCCTTCATACCAAGTTCTGTGTAATAAGTTCTGTAAACGAATTTATATTCATGGGTTCCAGCGTTATTGATATTTAATTCAAAACCAGTACGACCATCAGTATGTTCGTAATATTTTATATCAAAGTTTTCTACCGTTTCTCCATCTTTAGTTAAAGTATATAAAGACTCATCAGTAACATCAAATTCTAGATGCAGTGGACTAAAAACGTCTTTTACATTGATAGTAGGTACATCAACTTTAGTACTATTCATTGTAACCGTCCAGTCAATATATGGACGACCTTCACCATCAACACCTTGCGCTCCTACCTTACCACCTGTAGGAACCGTGTTAACTGGGACAGATGCATTTGCCGAGTTAGGTAGTTCTAAATTGTCTGTGATTGTATTAAGGATACTTTCATTAAGACCTACTGGTACTGATGAAGAAAACTCAATTCGATACGCTTTTCCGTCTGCATCAAGACCAGGAAATTGAACATTGCCATCGTTATCAAATACTGGCGTTATTGTGACAGGTTCTTTTGATACTGACGTAACTTTCCCATCAATATCTGTGTCCACTTCATAAATTTCAACTGAGTTTAAATCAATTTCACCTTTAGAAAGTGCATCTGTTAAAGTCACTATTCCCAGGTCTTCCTTTCCATAGTTGTACCCTACAGTCCAGTTTATCGTATTACTATCAGCAAGTACTCCACTCTTAGTAATTTCAGGTATATTACTTGACCAAGTAACGTCAATTTCATCTTTTACTGCTGTCTCGGTGCCATCTAAAGTAATACGAGCATTATTATTGATAGTAAGCGAGCCACCACCATCAGGACGTTTTAATTTTGTCGTATACGTTATTTCATAGGCATCTTCAATGTCACCTAGGTTAAGATCAAAACCATTTCCCGTATTTGTTACTGTAAAATCAGTAACTGGTTCACGACCAGTTTCGACATTTTTATAATTACGAATAATTTTTTCTACTACGAAGCTGCCTTCAACGATTTCTAAATTATCCCCTAAATCATCGATAATCGTCGCCTTGTCAAAGCTCTCAGCAGAATCATTAACTCTTACTGTCCAATCAACATGAGTAGGATTTTTATCTGTTGCTTGATGGGTACCATCCGCATTTAATAGGTAAGGAGCACCGGCAGTTTTTTTATCTGTTCCCACATATTGTTGTTGGTTAGCTTTAATTGTCGCTTCAAATGAAGTGCCATCCGCATACGGAACAGACACAACAAATTCTTCTTGTGTCTCAAATATTTCTTTATTAAATTCCGCTGATAAATTTACATGCATTCCAACATTATCATAATTATTAGCTAATTCATTAAATGTAATAACTAACTGACTACCTACAATATTATATGTTGCGACTGTCTCTCCATCACTCATAGTAATAGGTTGATCTTTTTTTTCAACTCCAATAAAAATTTCAGGTAAAGTAATTGTATAAGTATCGCCTGCTGCAATAATAAAATCATCTGGCTTAATAAATACATAATCTAGGAGAACAGCATTCATTTCATTTATATCTACTGTTTCAGATCCACCATTTTCTACAACTTTTTCATTAGCAAGACCAGGATTAAGAGTAAACTCAAATGATGTTATTAGGTTTTCCTCTACTGCAGTACGTGGTGCCACAGCGAATGTCTTAGCTTCTGTAGCTGGTTCTATAGTACTTCCTGCGTCTTCTATTTCTTCAGAAGGAACAGTTTCTTCTGAAGGAACAGTTTCCACAGGTGGGCTTTCACCTTTTGGCGTATCTAATCCTTCATCTACTACAGGCTCATCTTCTAGAGCTGTTTTTTCATCTTCAATAGGTTCGTCTTCAGTAGACGAGTCAGTTAACTCAACGGCTTCACTTTCTCCTGCTGGGTCTTCTGCACCACTTACACTGTCTTCTGCCTCTGTGTCAGATCCAGCTTCATCTGAACTTGTCTCTGCAAATTCATCCGCAGCTGTTCCTATAGCATAGACCGTTTGTGGAGTTAAAATCGTACTTAATAACATCATTGTTACAAGCACTAGGTTAATATACTTCTTTTTATTCATTTTTGTTTCCCCCTTTTCATTTTTTTACCAATACAACATTTATTCTTTTTGAATCGTAAATCGCAAACTTAGTGTAAAAGTGTTCAAAGACTCACGTTATTATACATTGTTTAGCATTTCTAAACCCTTCCATCTTTACGTCTTAACAGGGAGCTATTTGACAAAAAAATACAATATGCATTTAAGCAAGATTTTAGTGTATTATAGAAGTATAAATTCTGGCAATGAGAGAGGTAGTTTTGTGTTAATAAACTTTTTGAATAATAGTGAAAAAAGAAGGCTTCAATTTGCAGAGATATTGTCTAGACAAGAGGACTGGACACTCCTATCAGAATTAGCCCAGCAGCTTAACTATTCTGATAGGACGTTAAAAGATGATATTGTGTTTTTAAAAAATAATTTTACTGATTTTCAAGTTCAAACTTCACATCATGGTGTTCGTTTGATTTTTGAACATAACAAAGGGTTACGCTCGCTTTATCAGAAAATATTGACTGAATCCGTTGCTTATCATTTTCTGGAAATTATATTTATGGATGAGGGGAAAACTATTTCGGAGTTAGCAGATAGTTTCTTTATAAGCTCATCTACCCTTTATCGTATAATTAATCAAATCAATGACAGTATTAGACAATACGATTGTTTCATTGAAACAAATCCTTGCCGTATAATAGGATCAGAAAAAAATATTCGTTATTTCTTTTACCAGTATTTTTTTGAAAAGCATTCTCCTCTTGAATGGCCATATAAAACAATTCATGAAAATTCATTGGATAAACTATTGATTTTTTTCACTGATTTTGTTCCACTACCTATTGACTTTTCGCATTATAATGATTTTAAATTAGTTACGGTAGTTAATCTCATCAGATACCAGAACAACCATTATGTTGATACCGATAATTTTGAAATCAATTTTGATGAAATCATTCCAGATTTAAGCATCTATGCGGACATTTTTCAATCTTTTGAGGACTCTTTAGGCGTTAAGTTTAATAACGATCTCATTAATCAATTATTTACTCCTTTTGTACAAGAAGGATTCTCACTGAGTTACGAGCGCTTGATAGAGAAAACTAGAGAGAACAAAACAATGGCAGCTGAAGTTTCCCTTTTAATTAAGCTATTAGATAAACTTTCTACGGATAATGATATTCCACTTGTAAATAAAGAAAGAGTCATTCTTGAAATGCAAAACACTACTCATTTAGAGTATCAAAAACCACAATCTGGACATATTCTTTACAATAACAATAAATATTTTTCAGAAGCTATTCGTTATAAATTCCCTGTCTTTTATAACGATTTGTACGAGGGGATGATAGCATATCGAAAGTTGCAGGATAAGCCTATCACGGAAGATGGAATAGATTTCTTTATCTGTTCTCTATTTACTTATTGGAAGAACCTCGTGCCCGAATTGCATAAAAAATTTGATAAAATAAAAGTTTTAGTCATTAGCAATCATCATATTTTACATGCCGATATGTTAAAAGACTTTATTCAAAGTGAATTTACTGAACAATTAGTGGTTGACATCTATATGGATAATCATTTAAGTTTATCCATGCTAGAGGATTTGAATTATGATTTTATTGTGACCAATTTTCCGCTACCTAAGTTAGAGTCAAAACGCAATATCTACATTGAAAATGTCCCTACTGTCAATGATTTAATTAAAATCGAAGAAGCAGTGAACAGAATTGTATCTGTGCGTGAACAGCAAAATATCTAGCCAGGACTGTAGTTCAAAAAATTCAAATAAAAAACAAGCTACAGTAATTTTACTGTAGCTTGTTCTATGAATTGATTTCTTGGATAACCGTTTGGATATTTTTCATGTCGAAAGAGGACATAATTTCAGAAAGGACGTATACTCTGGATTTACCATAGTGATTTTTATTGATTGGTTGTTCATTGGTTAGAATGAGATCATACCCTTTACCTAGCTGACAAGTTTCGATATGGATGCCATTGATATGCCGCATATTTAGTATAAGTAACTGATTCAGTGTATCGGTAAAAATAGCTTCCATTTTCAAATCAATTCCCACTTGCAAAATGGTCGTCATCTTCAACGTAACAATAGCCAGTAAACTGATATATTTTAGTAATCCTATTTTCAATAAACTATTGTCTTCTACTTCTTTGATACCAAATTTATTTGTACTGATGCCAATCAATGTCTCTGCAAATGAAACCAGGTCTCTGCCGGTAAATTGCTTTTCTTTAGCCAACATTTCCTCATAATCATAAATTTCCATTTCTCCTTGGAAGAAGTACAGTTTTGTGTGAACATGAGAAAGATGATAATGCATGTCACGTTCCAACATGTAAGGCAATCTGCGGAACTTATATTGGATAATAATGGTTTCCACAATGTAGGCATCCATCGTCGCAATAGGTGCACGACGGTCACGCTCTAGGGTATATTCATGAAAATCGTGTTCATTCAGAATCGGAAAAGCTAGCAAAAAAGCAAAGTGTAGCATTGCTTCTTCTTCATCGACTTCAATAGAATAACGACTGAAGTAGCGTAAAACCATAATACGGATTTTTTGATACAGAGTATCCTCTAAGTAAGGCTGCATGTGTTCGCGTAAGTCTGTATACTTCTTCTCTTTGCTAGTGACACGAGTTTTACTAATGAGCATCCAAATATCGAGGCGTTGTTTGTTTTCTGGTTCAATCGTAACTTGCAAGGAACTTTCCATAGCCTGCACCAATTGAGTAATCTGCTTATCGTTATGCGAAACAACAAGGGATTCTTTATTTTCGATATAGCTATAAAATTGAAAGTAGAAATACCGAATCTGCAACTCTTCCCCGTGCAACTGCCCATTGCGGATTTTGATGCCAAACTCTTTTAAATAGCTGTTTAATTCTTTGATTTTGCGAAATAAAGAAGAATCGCTGATCATTAGTTTTTGTGTCAGCTGAGTAATCGAGAACTCTTGATGCTTAAATAAAAACCGGACCAAGTTCACTTTGATTGACTGATTCAAATAGAGCTGATGAATTTTCGGCAAAGAAAATTCATCGCTCATGGTTAAAGAAATGTATTGTCCATCATAGTTTACGTTCACCTGATCTGCAAGAGAGTGAATTCGAAAAGAAATGGATTCCAAATCTTTATCCAGTGAGGCTCTTGCAACAGCTAAATATTCCAACATATCTGTATAAGAGAGTTTTCCGCCGTTCAGCACGAGTTGTTTAAAAATCGTAACTTCTCTGATCTCATTTTTCTCCAAGAAGTGTTCAATTTTCATTTCCGTCATCCCTCACTTCTGGCCAAGAAACAAAATTGGTAGCCGAAATCATTTGGGTAAACGATGGATGGAAGAAATAATCTTTTTGCTGCAAATCTTCCAACGTTTGTTTCGTTTGAATGGCTAACGCTAATGTATTGATTTTTTCTAAAATATCCGAAGTTGAAATCATCTGTGCCCCAAGCAAAGTATGGCTAGTTGCATCATATACCCATTTAATCGTTACGGTAGCACTATTTGGTAGACTAGTTAAGAGCACTTCTTGACGATAGGTTTCCACTTTTTGATTGGTAAATAAACTCTCAGCTTCTGTTATACCTGTGCTAGCAATATAATACCCGAATATAAATGTCCCAATCGTGCGCAAAGAGCCTTTGAAAACCATTTTTGGTTGGATAAGATTAGCAGCAGCCACAATTCCTGTACGGACAGCATTATTTACAAGCGGAATATAAACCGTTTCATCGTCTTCTCCAAAAGTCAGCTGGATGCAATCTCCAACGGCAAAGACATCCTCTACCGATGTACGCATATAGCGATCAACGGCAATCGTTTGGTCCATGTGGAGCCTGATATGCTCATCCAAAAAATGCAAGTCCGGTCTCACATTCACACCTAAAATAACGGCATCACTCTTAACCATTTCATTTCCAAATCGAATTGTTACCGGTTGATCTTCTGCTTCAATCGAAGAGGCCGTTTGGTTCAAACGCAAATCAATTCCCTGTTCAAGCATTTTCTGTTGCAGTGGCTGAATCATTTCTTTATCAAAATATTTAAATAGCACATAGTCCATATTTTCAATCAGCGTAACATGTTTTTGCTGCTTGCTTAGCAAATCAGCTGCTTCCACTCCGACCTGACCGCCTCCGATAATGGTTACGCTTTTGCTAGCATCAATTTTAGATAAGGCATCTTCTGCTTCATGGTGCCGTTTGTACTTCAAGACGTTTTCGCCATCACTGCCGCTGATTTTTTGCGACAACTGACTCGAACCCGTTGCAATAATCAATTTATCATAACTGATTGTCTCTTCTTTTCCATGTTGGAGATAGTTAATTGTTCTATGGATTGAATCAATTTTTTCAACAGCTGCTTCTAAATAGCACTGGATGTTTTGCTTTTCCAATTGCTCTTTCGTGATGAAGTAAGCTGCACCTAAATTAGCGATTTTATTTTCCCAGTACAAATGCAGTCCATTCGGAATATAACCTAAAGTAGGCTGCTTTTCCAGCAAAATAATTTCTGCATTAGACTGTTTTTTTCGCACTTCTAAAGCCGCTGCTACCCCAGCAAAAGAAGCTCCTATAATCACTACTATCATGCTATTACTCCTCGTCAATGTGTTTTCAATTAGTATAACACAAGAAAGAAATATTTTTGAAAGGATGAGAGTTACCATCACTATAGATGAAATTTCGACTCTTTGGATAAATAGGTTCCCAAATATCTATTTACATTGCCTGATACAACATAACTTATATAGTATAAAAAAAGTTTAGAGATAGCATGCTTTCAATAAAAAGCATGCTATCTCTAAATAAATATGAAATTTATAATCAAAACAAACTACTTTTATAAGATACTATATCCTAATGTTTTTATATCTTCATTAAACATTTTAACTGTATCTAAAGACATTTCTTTTAAATCTTTACCGATATTATTTAATTTTCCAATTATTTCTGGAGCACAAGTAATAATATCTGCCCCTGCATCATTTGCTTGGAAAATGTTAAGAACTTCTCTTGAACTAGCCCACAACAAATCTGTTCCAGTTTTTTTATGGCAAATTTCTGCAGATTTTTTCATAGTCTCAATAGGATCAATTCCTGTGTCCGCAATACGTCCTGCAAATACAGATACAATGTTATTAGTTCCTTCTCTAAATGCATCAACTGTTTCTACTACTTGATCTAACGTTAGGATAGCTGTAACATTTAACGACAATCCTTCTTCTGATAGCTGTTTAATTAATGGAATAGACGACTCACCTTTTGTATTTGTAATCGGAATTTTTACAAACACATTTTTCCCATATCTTGATATTTTTAACGCTTCCTTCTTCATAGTCTCGAAATCATCAGCAAAAACTTCAAAAGATATCGATACATTTGGAAATTCTTCTACCACAGCTTTAGCGAAGTCTGTATAACTCTTAATCCCTGCTTTCTTCATTAGAGATGGATTGGTAGTAAATCCGGTAATTCTGCCACTTTTATAAGATTGTTTCATTTTTTCTATTTCAGCACCATCTGAATAAATTTTTACAGTTAAATTTTCCATTATTAACATCCTCCTATTAATCTTCATCTATTTCAATATTGTTTATCGCTACTTTAGATGGTCTCAAGATACTTGGTAAAATCAATGCTATTAAAACTATAACTATAATGACATAAATCCCCGCTGATCCCATCCATTCACCTGTTTTACCTAGAAGTATCCCAATAATTCCAAAGTCTACATCTCCAAAAGTAGTATTATTGAAGCCTAAATCTCCAAGGACAGGTAATAAAAGAGCGGGTATGAATGCTAGTCCTAAACCATTAATAAATGAACCTATAACTGCTCCTCTTCTTCCACCTGTTGCATTACCGTATACTCCTGCTGTTGCCCCGCAGAAAAAGTGCGGTACTAATCCAGGAATAATTAAAATGCTACCAGCATAACCTAAAATAAACATGCCAATAAGTCCACCTACAAAACTACTTAAAAATCCAATTATTACTGCTGTTGGTGCATAAGGGAAAAACACTGCAGCATCAACTGCTGGTACTGCATTTGGAATAATTTTAGTCGCAATTCCTTGGAAAGCAGGAATTAAATCAGCTAATATCATACGAACACCAGCATAAACAATGGTTACACCAACTGCAAATTTCAATCCTGAAAGTATAGCAAATATATAAGGCGATGTTCCATCTGAAATTGTCGAAACATAGTCAGGCCCAGCTGCTATTGCAGCAATAAGATAGAAAATAACCATAGTTAATGCAGTAGAAATTGTTGTATTCCTCAAGAAACTCCATTTTTCTGGTACTTTGATATCTTCAGTACTTTTACTATTTTTCCCAACAAGACTTCCAATTGCTGCAGATATATAATAACCAATACTGCCAAAATGTCCCATGGCTACCTCATCACCGTCTGTTGCTTGGAGAGTATATTTCTGCCCAATTGCTGGTGATATTGCACTCCAGGATCCTAGGAAAAAGCCTCCAATTAAGATAAGTTGCCACCCTTCAAATCCTATAGCACCTAATACTGCAGATAATAAACATGCCATAAAAAAACTATGATGTCCTGTTAAAAAAACATATTTATAACGAGTGAATCGAGCAATAAGTACGTTAAAAACTAAGCCTAGAATAAGTATTGACATAGTTTCTACACCTAATAACTCTTGAGCAACAGAAGTTACAGCTTCATTATTAGGAACAACTCCTCTAATATTAAATCCTGTTTCAATCATTTGTGATAACGGAGTTAAATTTCCTGATATAACATCAGCACCCGCTGAAAGCATGAGATAACCTAATATAGGCCCTAACGTTCCTGTTAAAACCTTATGTCCGGGAGATTTTAAAGCTAACAAACCAATCATTGCAATTAAACCCATTAAAAATGCAGGTTCCTTTAATATATC comes from the Carnobacterium sp. 17-4 genome and includes:
- a CDS encoding PTS ascorbate transporter subunit IIC encodes the protein MAILDFFRDILKEPAFLMGLIAMIGLLALKSPGHKVLTGTLGPILGYLMLSAGADVISGNLTPLSQMIETGFNIRGVVPNNEAVTSVAQELLGVETMSILILGLVFNVLIARFTRYKYVFLTGHHSFFMACLLSAVLGAIGFEGWQLILIGGFFLGSWSAISPAIGQKYTLQATDGDEVAMGHFGSIGYYISAAIGSLVGKNSKSTEDIKVPEKWSFLRNTTISTALTMVIFYLIAAIAAGPDYVSTISDGTSPYIFAILSGLKFAVGVTIVYAGVRMILADLIPAFQGIATKIIPNAVPAVDAAVFFPYAPTAVIIGFLSSFVGGLIGMFILGYAGSILIIPGLVPHFFCGATAGVYGNATGGRRGAVIGSFINGLGLAFIPALLLPVLGDLGFNNTTFGDVDFGIIGILLGKTGEWMGSAGIYVIIVIVLIALILPSILRPSKVAINNIEIDED
- a CDS encoding FAD-dependent oxidoreductase — its product is MIVVIIGASFAGVAAALEVRKKQSNAEIILLEKQPTLGYIPNGLHLYWENKIANLGAAYFITKEQLEKQNIQCYLEAAVEKIDSIHRTINYLQHGKEETISYDKLIIATGSSQLSQKISGSDGENVLKYKRHHEAEDALSKIDASKSVTIIGGGQVGVEAADLLSKQQKHVTLIENMDYVLFKYFDKEMIQPLQQKMLEQGIDLRLNQTASSIEAEDQPVTIRFGNEMVKSDAVILGVNVRPDLHFLDEHIRLHMDQTIAVDRYMRTSVEDVFAVGDCIQLTFGEDDETVYIPLVNNAVRTGIVAAANLIQPKMVFKGSLRTIGTFIFGYYIASTGITEAESLFTNQKVETYRQEVLLTSLPNSATVTIKWVYDATSHTLLGAQMISTSDILEKINTLALAIQTKQTLEDLQQKDYFFHPSFTQMISATNFVSWPEVRDDGNEN
- a CDS encoding helix-turn-helix domain-containing protein; translation: MKIEHFLEKNEIREVTIFKQLVLNGGKLSYTDMLEYLAVARASLDKDLESISFRIHSLADQVNVNYDGQYISLTMSDEFSLPKIHQLYLNQSIKVNLVRFLFKHQEFSITQLTQKLMISDSSLFRKIKELNSYLKEFGIKIRNGQLHGEELQIRYFYFQFYSYIENKESLVVSHNDKQITQLVQAMESSLQVTIEPENKQRLDIWMLISKTRVTSKEKKYTDLREHMQPYLEDTLYQKIRIMVLRYFSRYSIEVDEEEAMLHFAFLLAFPILNEHDFHEYTLERDRRAPIATMDAYIVETIIIQYKFRRLPYMLERDMHYHLSHVHTKLYFFQGEMEIYDYEEMLAKEKQFTGRDLVSFAETLIGISTNKFGIKEVEDNSLLKIGLLKYISLLAIVTLKMTTILQVGIDLKMEAIFTDTLNQLLILNMRHINGIHIETCQLGKGYDLILTNEQPINKNHYGKSRVYVLSEIMSSFDMKNIQTVIQEINS
- a CDS encoding helix-turn-helix domain-containing protein, whose translation is MLINFLNNSEKRRLQFAEILSRQEDWTLLSELAQQLNYSDRTLKDDIVFLKNNFTDFQVQTSHHGVRLIFEHNKGLRSLYQKILTESVAYHFLEIIFMDEGKTISELADSFFISSSTLYRIINQINDSIRQYDCFIETNPCRIIGSEKNIRYFFYQYFFEKHSPLEWPYKTIHENSLDKLLIFFTDFVPLPIDFSHYNDFKLVTVVNLIRYQNNHYVDTDNFEINFDEIIPDLSIYADIFQSFEDSLGVKFNNDLINQLFTPFVQEGFSLSYERLIEKTRENKTMAAEVSLLIKLLDKLSTDNDIPLVNKERVILEMQNTTHLEYQKPQSGHILYNNNKYFSEAIRYKFPVFYNDLYEGMIAYRKLQDKPITEDGIDFFICSLFTYWKNLVPELHKKFDKIKVLVISNHHILHADMLKDFIQSEFTEQLVVDIYMDNHLSLSMLEDLNYDFIVTNFPLPKLESKRNIYIENVPTVNDLIKIEEAVNRIVSVREQQNI
- a CDS encoding transaldolase encodes the protein MENLTVKIYSDGAEIEKMKQSYKSGRITGFTTNPSLMKKAGIKSYTDFAKAVVEEFPNVSISFEVFADDFETMKKEALKISRYGKNVFVKIPITNTKGESSIPLIKQLSEEGLSLNVTAILTLDQVVETVDAFREGTNNIVSVFAGRIADTGIDPIETMKKSAEICHKKTGTDLLWASSREVLNIFQANDAGADIITCAPEIIGKLNNIGKDLKEMSLDTVKMFNEDIKTLGYSIL